From a single Maylandia zebra isolate NMK-2024a linkage group LG3, Mzebra_GT3a, whole genome shotgun sequence genomic region:
- the rnf150b gene encoding RING finger protein 150: MAPGSLVAACRSLALSTWLLSFCFVHLLCLDFTVAEREEWYTAFVNITYVDPATSELRTEKTECGRYGEHSPKRDAKGVLVLPAAPLDRQACDPNTRFAVPAQAGAWVALIARGNCTYKDKIRHAAAHNASAVVIFNVGSTNTNDTITMPGASEVVAIMIPEPKGREIVSLLERNVTITMTITIGTRNLQKYVSRTSVVFVSISFIVLMIISLAWLVFYYIQRFRYANARDRNQRRLGDAAKKAISKLQLRTIRKGDQETEPDFDNCAVCIEGYKANDVVRILPCRHLFHKSCVDPWLLDHRTCPMCKMNILKALGIALNADCLDDLPLDYDLDLGRVSGVGGVGVLALEAVVSGASSDGTLSEGGSSVVLDPGVRRVGLPQDYQDPDTLRDSPVTTTTDTHTGELQPMASSASVASFVIAVETGLSDEEVSLEQPQLVDKS, from the exons ATGGCCCCGGGCTCGCTGGTGGCGGCCTGCCGCAGCCTGGCCCTCTCTACGTGGCTGCTCTCCTTCTGCTTCGTCCACCTGCTGTGCCTGGACTTCACCGTGGCCGAGCGGGAGGAGTGGTACACCGCCTTCGTCAACATCACCTACGTGGACCCGGCCACCTCGGAGCTGCGCACCGAGAAGACGGAGTGCGGGCGATATGGCGAGCACTCTCCGAAGCGGGACGCCAAGGGGGTGTTGGTCCTGCCCGCAGCACCGCTCGACCGCCAGGCCTGCGACCCCAACACCCGCTTCGCGGTGCCCGCTCAGGCCGGGGCCTGGGTGGCGCTCATAGCCCGGGGCAACTGCACCTACAAGGACAAGATCCGCCACGCTGCAGCCCACAACGCCTCTGCGGTGGTCATCTTTAATGTGGGCTCCACCAACACGAACGACACCATCACCATGCCAG GTGCGAGCGAGGTCGTCGCCATCATGATCCCGGAGCCAAAAGGCCGCGAGATCGTATCGCTGTTGGAACGAAATGTGACGATCACCATGACGATCACCATCGGGACGAGGAACCTGCAGAAGTACGTGAGCAGGACGTCGGTGGTGTTCGTATCGATCTCCTTCATCGTGCTGATGATCATCTCCCTTGCCTGGCTCGTCTTCTACTACATCCAGAGGTTCAGATACGCCAACGCGCGCGACCGGAACCAG CGGCGTCTTGGTGACGCAGCGAAGAAGGCCATCAGTAAGCTGCAGCTTCGCACCATCAGGAAGGGCGACCAGGAGACCGAGCCCGACTTTGACAACTGCGCCGTCTGCATCGAGGGCTATAAGGCCAACGACGTGGTCCGCATCCTGCCCTGCAG aCATTTGTTTCATAAGAGCTGCGTAGATCCGTGGCTGCTGGACCACCGCACATGTCCCATGTGCAAGATGAACATCCTGAAAGCTCTGGGCATCGCT CTGAACGCAGACTGTCTCGACGACCTGCCTCTGGACTACGACCTGGACCTGGGCCGTGTAAGTGGGGTGGGCGGCGTTGGGGTTCTGGCCCTAGAAGCTGTGGTGTCCGGGGCGTCCAGCGACGGCACGCTGAGCGAGGGCGGCTCCTCTGTGGTGCTGGACCCCGGCGTGCGGCGGGTCGGGCTCCCACAGGACTACCAGGACCCTGACACCCTGAGGGACAGCCCTGTGACCACCACCACGGACACCCACACAG gtGAGCTTCAGCCAATGGCGAGCAGCGCCTCAGTGGCATCATTTGTCATCGCTGTGGAAACGGGTCTGTCAGACGAGGAAGTGTCCTTGGAGCAACCTCAGTTGGTGGACAAGTCCTGA